The genomic interval TCATTTCAACACGATCCAGAACGCGCAACGTATGCCGCCCGGCCTCGATTTCGGCATGGACTTTATCGATCACCTCTTCCGATGCGCCGCATTTGATCAGCCGCTTTTCGATCAAATCGCGCAGATGTTTCCCTCGCGGATAACGGACCTCAAAAACTCGAACGCGATCAAGCAGCGGGGCGGGGATTTGCCAGATTTCATTCGCCGCAAATGCGTAGCTCACGAAAGACAGATCGACCTGGGCACCAAGCGATTGATCAAAAAAAGTCCGTGCGGTGTCGCGCTGGAGCAGCGGAAGAAGCGCATGATGCGGGTCCGACGCCCCGCTATTCTTTTTCGCCTTTTCGATTTCATCGATGAAAAACAGCGGGTTGGCGCAGCCGGTCTGGGCGATAGTTTCGACAATCGCGCCGGGCCGCGAGTTGCTCCAGCGTGCGTCGGTCCCCGCGATCGACATGCCGCCCTCGACGCTTGAAAAATCGAGGCGGCGATATTCAACGCCGCTCAGTTCAGCGAGCCTAGAAAGGAAATGTGTTTTGCCGCAACCGGGCGGACCCCAAATCAGGATCGGCGGGATTTGAAACCAGGGCCGTCCATCTTCGATTGCGTCCTGGCGGCGCTTCCAAATATAATCCAGCGGTTCCGCAAACCAGGGGTGCTCCTCATAGGCAATTGAAATTGCCTCTGTAGCTTCGCTTTCCGTTGCAACGCCGCGCAACTCCAATTTCTTTTCGAGATCGTCAGATGTTTGTTTTCGAGCATCATCGACGCGCGAGAATTTTTGCGTCGCCTTGTAAATGCGAACGGTCGGAATATCGCCAGGAATTACCTCGCCGAGGCCGGGCTCGTCAGAGATAGTTTTTCCGAAATGCTCGTCGTCGAGCCAGCTCAGCAGACCGTCGTCCTTTGCCGCCTGTTCCTGTTTCTCCTTTTCTTTTTCCGATGCGCGCGATTGCAATAGATTGCTCAGCGCCTGGTCTTGCGGCTTGTCATGATCGTAATACGCTGCGACATGAGCTGACGTCAGTGCCCGAGCGCGCGCCTCCTCTGTGCCCGGCAGGGGCTGCCCATCGTCCGCGAAGATCCCGTTCCTAGACAGTTGCACGAGGACGGTGCGCCGGCATTCCGCGGCGAGAACGCGCGGATCGATGCCGTCGTCGCGGAGTCCGCGGCAGATACGATGATACTCCGCCTCTGCGGCGGCGGCGGTCTCGAGTGCAGTCCAGCGGACGAGCTGCTGAGCGTAGTCCATGCATTGGCCGTCGCTCTGGATGAGCGCGATCTGTCGGGCGTGGGCGTGGTGCAGTTCGAGTCGTAGATCCGCCATCGCCGCGGAGATGCGGCGGATATTGTTTGGCGCAAACTCAACCTCCAGCCGCTCCATCGTCGCGTAGGCCGGATGCTCCCCGAAAAGAATGCGACCGCCGACGCGGAGCGCCCACTCGGGCAGCCCGTTAAAACGATTTTCCATTGATTTTGCTCATTTTTTTGGTAGGAGCCGCCGGAGTCGAACCGGCCCGTCTACGCTGATCTGGCGCACCCGGGGGTATAAACCCCAGCCGCACACCGGTGCTGGCTCCCGGAGAAAGTTTGGCAATTATTCCGCCGCGGGGACGTCGATCGTGATCGGCACCGCAAGGCGGATCGTCAACTCAAGGGAGCCGCCAACTTCGCGGGCGGACGTGATCGTCAGGGGCGGGATGCATGCGTTTTGGACACCGCCGTCCAGGAAGTCCGCTGCATAGAGCAGGTGTTTACCGGTGATTGGGTCGGCAAAATCGATACCGAAGCCATACGCGGAGGGGGAAGCAAAGACGTCCGGAAATGCCACCAGAGCGGCGGCCGCATGAGGATTCCACGACATAGGCTGAGACCTTCCTTCTGATGATAGCCAATCAAAAAGGGGCGCTATCTTCAGAGCTGATTTCGATACGCACGTCATCCGTGCCGCCGGAGCGGGGTCAGGATATCGAGCGTATGATCAGCGAGTAGGTCATGGGCCGGATAATGATTCGGAGCCCGGAAAAGGTCAACAGCTTTTTTCGAGGAATCTATTCTCTCGCCACGGCAAGCCGTGGCCCAGCGAAGAGGGGCTAGTAGCAGCTAGATCATGTGCGGAAGGGGTCAGTGTCCCCAAAGTGTCCCCGACCGGGACGGGTCCAGTGCGCATGCCAAGGAGGACCTGGCAACCACCTGTTTTCTCTAGGGAAAAATGGTGCCCGGAGGCGGATTCGAACCACCGACACGCGGATTTTCAATCCGCTGCTCTACCAACTGAGCTATCCGGGCGCCGGAGCATCTTGCTTCGGACTGGCGCGTTGTTATGGCAGCTCCGGGCCGGTGTCCAGAGCCAAAAATGAAATTTTCACTCTTCCCCGTCACTCTCGGGAACCGGCTCGCCGGGAATGCGGTAATCGCCGCGAAACCAGCGTGCCAGGTCGACATCCGCGCAGCGGCGCGAGCAAAACGGCCGGTAGCGATCCGAAGCGGGTTTTCCGCAGATCGGGCATTTCATCGCCGGTCCTCCGCCGTCAGCAGCCGCGCCAGCGGCATGCGGTCACGCTTGCGGCTGATCTCGTAAAGCCCCATCGCCGTCCAGCCGATCAGCACCGTTTCGGCCGATTCCGAGCGGAAGGCGGCGCGCAGGGTCTGTTCCAGCGTGCCGCGGTCGCGCTTGGGCATCGGGGCGAAATCCACCACGATCTGGCCGCCCAGGCCGCGCAGCCGCAACTGGCGCGGCAGATCGCGGGCCAGGGCGATATTGGCCTTGAGCCCCGCCGCCGGCGAATGGTCGCTGCCGGTATTGACGTCGACGGCCACCAGCGCGCGCAGCGCCTCGATCTCGGCCCAGGCGCCGCCGCCCAGTTCGACCCGCGGCTGCAGCATCTGCTGCACCGCCGCCTCCGCGCCGGTCGCCTCGAAGGCATCGGCGCCGTCCTCGATGCTGTCCGGCGGCGGATCGGCCCAGTCCTGCCAGGCCTGGTCGGCAGGTTCGGGCGCGTCGAGCAGAAGTTCCGGCCCGCCTTCGCGATCCGCCAGGATCGCCTGCGCCAGGTCCAGAATCTGCCCCAGCTCGGCGGCGATCTCGTCGTCCGGGGCGGTGGCCGCAATGCTGCGGAAGACGATGCCGGGCGGATCGCTCCGGCCGGCCAGCGCGGCTTCGCCCAGCCGCACCAGCAGGTCGCGCAGCGCATCGTCGCGAATCCGGCGCGAGACGTTCACGCCGGGCGCGCCGGGCGTCACGATGACATGCCGGCCGCGGAAGTTCAGCCGGGCGGAAACCGGCACCGCCTTGCCCTCCTCGGCGCTGCCGCTGACCTGCACGAGCAGGGTCTGCCCCTCGCGCAGCCCGCCGCGGTCGCGCAGGAAGCCGCGCGCGCCTTCGGGCAGGCGCAGGAAGACGCCGCCCTGTCCCTTGACCAGCCGGTCGACCCGCGCGCGGCAGATCGCGCCCGGTGCCAGGGGCGTGGCGCCGGCCGGATCGATGATCAGATCCTCAAGCCTGCCGTCCTGCATCAGCGCCGCAGCAGCGCGGCCAGACAGCTGCCCCAGGACGATCTGGCGTCCCCTCATACCGGTTTCCCCCGAATTCCCACCGCCTCGAGCAGGGCTGCGGTTTCGGCCAGCGGCAGGCCGACCACCCCGCTGTAAGAGCCCTGCATCCAGGCCGCGAAGGCCGAGGCATGGCCCTGGATGGCATAGGCGCCCGCCTTGCCCTGCCATTCGCCGGTGGCGATGTAATGTTCGATCTGTGTGGTGGTCAGCGGGCGGAAGCGGATGACGGTTTCCACCAGGCGCTCGCGCAGCCGGCTGCCATGGGCCAGCGCGACCGCGGTCAGCACCCGGTGCCGACGCCCGGAGAGCAGCCGCAGGTGCCGCCGCGCCTCGGCCGCATCGGCGGGCTTGTCCAGGATTCTGCGGCCCGCGACCACCACCGTGTCGGCGCAGAGAATCGCCCCCTCGGCGCGGCCGGCCAGGGCCGCTGCCTTTTCGCGTGCCATGCGCCGGGCATAGTCGCGCGGGCTTTCGCCGCGCAGCGGGGTTTCGTCGATTTCGGCCGGCAGGATGCGGTCGGGCACGATGCCGATCTGGGCCAGCAGCTCAAGCCGGCGCGGACTGGCCGAGCCGAGGACCAAGGCCGGCACCCTCTCCCTCTCTGCCGCCAGGGATGCGGGGCGTCCTGTCGCATCCGGCATGACATCCGGCGCCGTCGGGTCGCGGTCCGGATTGCCGGCGGTCTTACTTGAAGCGGTAATTGATCCGCCCCTTCGTGAGGTCGTAGGTGTTCATTTCCACCTGAACCTTGTCGCCGGCGAGGACGCGGATGCGGTTCTTGCGCATCTTTCCTGCCATATGTGCGATGATCTCATGGCCGTTTTCTAGCTCGACCCGGAATGTCGCATTCGGCAGGAGTTCCTTCACGACGCCGGGAAATTCGAGCATTTCTTCCTTGGCCATGTTCTCTCCTGTAGGGGTGACCCGCGCTGCAGCGGGCGCAAGCTACATGCGTCCAGACGGGGCGTTTTTCAAGGGGAATCTGGACTTGGCCGGGGTTTCTGCGGCTTGATGGCGCATTGCGGCGGTTAATATCGTGGAAAAGTTGCGGGATTGCGACGGTCCGCGCGTGGGCAAGGCAGGACATTCAGCCCGCCCTGGCCGCCGGCGCGGAAGGATCCAGCGCGCGAAAGGCATCCGGATGGCCAAGATCGGCGAGCGGCGGTTCGGCCTGGTCCGGCAGGATCGGCAAGATCGGCAGCGGGCCGGCGGGCGGCGAGGCGAAGCCCGCCTCGCCGGGCGTCCCGGAGGGCGCGGCGGCCGCCGGCCCGCTGCCGATATCGCGCAGCCGGATGGCGTGGAAGCCGTCCTTTTCCCCCAGCCGCCCGCGGGCGAGCAATTGGCCCCGAACCGTTTCCACCCTGGCCTCGTCCAGCACGTTCTGCGGCAGGGGCAGCAGCGATCCGGGCGTCAGGCCGCGCAGCTGGTGCAGGCTGAGCCTGCGGCGGCAGAGGATGCCGGCCAGCCGGATCGGCGCGGCCTGCACCGCCTCGGCCAGCGACGCCTTGGCGGGATGCGGCCCGGCGGCCCGCTCCGGCGGCTGTATCGGGTCCATCCCGGAAGAGGGCGGCGGCCCCGCCAGCATTCCCGCTTCGGCCGGCAGGGCGATGGTCACCGTGCCGTCGCGCTGCCCGCCGGGACCGATGCGGAACCGGAAGGTCAGGCGCGTCATCTCGCCATCCTCCAGCATCAGCGCCAGCGGGCGCGGGTCGTCCATATAGGTGGCATAGCGAAAGGCGCCGAAATCGGGGCAGCCGTCCCGCGCCGCGCATTCCCGGGCCAGTTCGGCCAACAGCGCATTCACGAAATCGGCCGAGATCGTCGCATCGGTCCGCGTGGGCTTTCGCGGCGGCGCCGGGCGCGACGTCACGCGGCCGATGGCCTGCATCTCGATCAGCGATGCCAGCAGGCCGGGGCAGATGGCGACCACGCCCAGGGCGTCGCCGCGCCCCTGCACCACCGCAAGCAGGGCGCGTTCCGGCAAAAGCTCGGGCAATTCGGAGAGGGTCATGCGCGCCAGTTCGATCCTTTCGACAAAGACCGGCAGGCGTGCCTGTTTCTCGGCCGCGCGGGCGAGGGCGGTGGCGGCGGCACGTTCCAGCCGGAATCCGGCGCTGGCCTGCGGCTGCCCGGCCGGGACGTCGCGCATTCTTTCCCGTTCCGCGATCCAGCGGCGCAGGACCCGGCCGGATGCCGCCGTCGCGGGTCCGTTCCGTCCCGTCCCGGCATGTTCCGGGCCGCCCGCCTGTTCCGTTGCTGCGCTTTCCATACCCGACCGAATCGATACTGCCTTTGGCGCAGGATGGCACGGACTGGTTGCGGAAAGGTTTAACCCGCGGCATTTTCCGGATTTTCCGCCCGGCGCGGCGGTCGCGGCGGCAGGGCGATGCGGAAACAGGCGCCGCCCTGGCCCGGCAGATAGCTGATCGAACCGCCCAGGAAGCCCATGATTTCCTTGCAGATCGCCAGGCCCAGCCCGGCGCCTCCGGCGCGCGACGGATCGTCCAGCCGGGCGAATTTCTCGAAGATCAGCGCCCGGTCTTCCGGGCCGATGCCCGATCCGTTGTCGTGAATGTCGATCTCGGTCCCGCCGCTCGCCGTGCGGCGGGCGTCGATGCGGATGGCCGGCTCTGCGGCGTCGCAATATTTCCGCGCATTCGCGATGACGTTGATCAGCACCTGCAACAGCCGGTCCGGGTCGGTGATGACCGGCAGATGCTCGGCCAGGGGGTTGCGGCGGATGGCGAAATCGCGCCCCGCGGCATTCGCCCCGGCCGCGGCCAGCGCCCGCTCGATCAGGTCGTGCAGGTTGGCGACGCCGGGCTTGAGCTGCGCGCGGCCGGATTCCAGCACCGAGATGTCCAGCAGATCGTCCAGCAGCCGGGTCATGCGCCCGGCCTCGTCCTGGATGATGCCGGCGAAGCGGGCGCGATCCTCGGCCGGCAGGTCCGGCTCCATCAGGATCTCGGAAAAGGCGCGGATCGAGGTCATCGGCGTGCGAAGCTCATGGCTGATCTGGCCGAGGAACGCATCCTTCTGCTCGGACAGCGCGGTCAGTTTTTCGTTGCTTTCCCGCAGCATGGCGGCGGTTCTTGCCAGTTCTGACGAGGTCTGCTCCAAGCGGCGGTTGTCCTCGCGCGCCCGGCTCGCCTCGTCCGCGACCTCCATGAGTTCGGCCACGGTGACGCCGCCGCGCCCGCCCACGCGGGTCATCAGGGCCGAGGCCGTCGCCGCGCCGACCGTGCCGGCCAGATGGCGTTCGTAATCGGCGAGGAAGCGCGGGGTCAGGTCGGGAAGATAGCCGGATTTCCCCTGGTCCTCGGCCGCCCGGCGGAACACGTCGAGCGCATGTTCGTTGCCCCAGATCCGCCCGGCCAGCGTCAGCAGCGCCTCGGCCTGCACGGCGGCGCCGGCCTCGCTGGCCGAGGCGTCGGGCGCGATGGCATGGACGAAGGACAGCGCCTGCAGCCGCTCGGTCGGATCGGGGAAGTCCATCAGCGAAATCATGGTCATGAGCAGAAGGTTGACCGCCAGCGCCAGCAGCACCGCCCCGGCGAAAGGGTCGATCCCGGCCGGCATCGCCGGCGGCGCGGCCAGCCCCAGCGAGGGCAGGAAGATCATCCGCCCCCAGATCAGCGCCCCGGCGAGGATGCCGGCGATGGCGCCGCGCCGGGTGGCGCCGCGCCAGATCAGCCCCGCCACCATGGCCGGCAGCACCTGCGCCATGCCCGAGAAGGCGACCGTGCCCATCGCCGCCAGCGCCGTGGTGCCGCCGGTGCTGCGGTGATAGAGCCAGCCGGCGCCGATCACCGAGACGATGGCCAGCCGCCGCGCGTTCAGCATCAGCGCGCCCAGATCCTCGCGCGCCGCGGCCGGCTCGGACAGCGCCGCCTGGCGCAGCCACAGCCACAGCGGCACCAGCCAATGGTTCGCCATCATCGTCGACAGCGCGATGGCGCTGACCACCACCATGGACATGGCCGAGGAAAAGCCGCCCAGGAACACCAGCGCCGCCAAGGTGTCGCGCCCCTGCGACAGGGGCAGGGCCAGCACGTAGAGATCGGGATTCGAGCCCCGGGGCAGCAGGTCCGCGCCGACCACCGCGATGGGCAGCACCAGAAAGGACATGGCGGCCAGATAGGCGGGAAAGGCCCAGCCGGCCTGGCGCAGCCGGTCCTCGTCGCTGGCCTCGACCACCAGGACGTGGAACATGCGCGGCAGCACCATGACCGCCGCGCCCGAAAGCATGATCAGCGCGAACCAGCGGTCGGGCCGGATCAGCCAGCCCTCTCCCCCGGCCGAGACCGCCATGCGGTCGATGCGCGCCAGCACGTCGGCAGGCCCGTCGGCGATGCCCCAGAGCACATAGGCCCCGACCGCGACGAAGGCGGCGAGCTTGACCACCGCCTCGACCGCGATGGCCATGATGACGCCGTGATGGCGCTCGTTGGCGGCCAGGTGGCGGGTGCCGAACAGGATGGCGAAGGCGGCCAGCCCCAGCGCCACCCACAGCGCGACGTTGCCGGGCAGCGGATGGCCCGGCACGGCAAAGGCCGAGAGCGCCATCGAGACCGACTGCAGCTGCAGCGCGATATAGGGGGTCGAGGCCAGCACCCCGATCAGCGTCACCAGCGCCGCCAGCCCGGCGGATTTGCCGAACCGGCTGGAGATCAGGTCGGCGATCGAGGTCACGCGATGCAGCCGCGCCACGCGGACCAGCCGCCGCAGGCCCCACCAGGCGCCGGCGAAGACGATGCCGGGGCCCAGGTAGATGGTCAGGAATTCCAGACCCGAGCGGGTGGCGTAGCCCACGGCGCCGTAGAAGGTCCAGGCCGAGCAATAGACCGACAGCGACAGCGTATAGATCGCCGGGCGGTTCATCCAGCGCCAGCGGCCGGCCGCGGCGGCGCGGTCGGCGGCATGGGCCAGAAGGAACATCAGCGCGACATAGGCGACCGAGGCGGCGCCGAGGGTTTCAGGCGTCATCCTCGTCCTCCGCCCCTCCGCCCCCGATCGCGCCATGCAGCGCGGCGGTGACGGCGATGGTCAGCGCCCAGCTGGCGGCCAGCCAGACCGCACCGCGGGCATAGCTGAAATATTGCGGCAGCCACATCGGCGGCAGCACGGCCAGCAGCGCGAACAGCACCGGCAGGACGCGGGTGGCATCGCCCAGCCGCCGCTTGCGATAGGCGTCCCGGCCCAGGAACAGGCGGCGCATCCGCGCTCTCATTCCGGGCCGAGCAGCTCGCGCACGGCGGCGCGCAGATCGGCATTGGCGAAGGGCTTGGCCAGGATGCGGTCGGCACCCTCGGGCAGGTTGGCGATGCCGCGCGCCGTCAGCAGCAGCACCGGCAGCGCCGCCAGCCCGGGATCGGCGCGCAGATCGGCCAGCACCTCGGCGCCGCTGCGGCCGGGCAGCATCAGGTCCAGGATCACCAGCCGCGGCGCCAGGGCGCGGATGCGCTGAAGGGCGCCGTTGCCTTCGGGCCATTGCTCGCATCGCCAGCCCTCGCGCGACAGGATGAAGCGGACCGCTTCGGCAATGCTGGGTTCGTCCTCGATCAGCAGCACATCGACGGTTGCGGTCACGGGCGGCACTCCTGAAGCTTTGCGGCGATCATGGCGGGGGGCGGGGGCGTTGTCAAAATCAGACCGGCCCCAGGATCGAGGGCTCGTGCCGGGCCGCGCAGGCCGGGCGCGGGCAGATCCGGCAGGCCGGCCCCACCCCCAGCGCCGGGCGGGGGTCGCGGCTGGCGGCGGGGCGGACCAGCATCTGCGCGCGGCTGAGCGCCGGGCCGTCGAAGCCCATCGGCAGCAGGCGTTCGGCCACGGCCCAGGCGGCGAAACGGTTGCCGTTCGTGGTCTCGATCAGCCGGGCCACCGGCAGCTGCGGCTGGGCCAGCGCCTCGAACAGCGGCCAGAGCGCGCAGCCCTCGCCCGGGCGCGGCAGTTCGAAGCCCGGCGCGGCCTGGCGGAACAGCGGCGCGCCCGAACCGTCGCAGACGATCAGCCCGGCCTGCGCCCAGGGGCCGGGGCGCAGCATGCCCAGCCGGCGCAGCACCAGATCCAGCGGCCGGCCCAGCCGCGCGGCGACCAGCGCCGGGTCGCAGGCCGCCTCGCCCGCCTCGTCCACCACCGCCGCCAGCGCCGCGTCGGGCAGGGCGGCGCGGTCGCGCGCCTGTGCCGTCAAGAGCTCCTGCGCGATGACCCGCGCCGCGTCCGAGACGAGCTCCGCCGCCTCGCCGGGCTCGGGTTGGCCGGCGGCGATCCAAGCCTCGACCTCCTCCTGCGGCGACATCGGCACCGCCTCGTCCTCGAAACTGTCGAGATAGGCGACCAGCGACTGCGCCGTTCGCGACAGGCGCTGGCTGTCCGTGTCCAGGTTGGCGTGGAAGCGGTCGCGCCATTCCGGCTCGATCTCGGGCGTCTCGGCCAGGATCGAGGCGGTCGAGCGCAGCGCCGTCACCGCCGATTGCACCTCGTGCAGCGTCGCCAGCAGATAGGGGTCGCGGGTCATGCGGTCCGACAGCGCGACCAGCCGCCGCTCCAGCGCGTCGGCGCGGCGCGTCGTCCCGGCCAGGGCCGAGGCCCAGCCGGGAAACCGGGCGGCGAATTCGGCGATCTGGTCCAGCTCGACCGGGGCGCCGGGCTGTTCGGCGGCGCGCGCCGCCGCCTCGCGCAGCGCGCCGATCAGCGCCTCCTCGCGGTCCGAGGCCAGTTCGGTCGCGTCGATCTCCAGCGCCTCGGCCAGCCGCGACAGCAGCTCTTCTCCGACCGGGCGGCGGTTGTGCTCGATGAGGTTCAGATAGGCGGCCGAGATTTCGGCCCGCCGCGCCACCTCGGTCTGGCGCCGGCCGAGCGACAGCCGGCGCTCGCGGATGCGGGTGCCGATCAGCGGCCGGGCGACGGGGTGGCGGGGCAAGGAACGTGGCATGGCTCAGATCCCGTCGCGGGTCTCCTCCAGATGGCGGATCGCCTTGACGACCAGATCGGCGAAGCTTTGCGCCGACAGCTTGTCCTTCAGCGTCTGGCTGACGTTCGACACCGTCTTGTAGCTGATATTCGCCCGCTCGGCGATCTCTCGATAGCTGAGCCCCTCGGCGATGGCGCGCAGGATGTCGAGCTCGCGCGGGGTCAGGCGCGGGCGCGGCGGCGCGGCGCCGGGCCGCTCCAGCAGGGCGATGCGGCGCGCGAGATCGGCCGGGACGTAGTCGCCGCCGCCCGCCACCGCGCGCAGCGCCTCGCAGATCTCCTCCGAGGGCGAGTCCTTCATGGTGATGCCGTTGCAGCCGGCCTGCAGCGCCCGCCGCGCGATGATCGGGCTGCGATGCATGGTGAAGACCAGGATCGGCTGGCTGGCCCCGGCGGCGCGCAGACGCTCGATCAGCCGCAGCCCGGCCAGCCTGGTCTCGCCCATGGTCAGGTCCACGACGATCACGTCCGGCGCCTGGCGTCGCCAGGCCCGCCAGCCCTGCGAGGGCGTGGCGGCGGCGATCACCTCGCAATCCAGCCGGCCGCGGGTGATCCATTCCCAGCCTTCCGCCACCACCGGGTGGTCGTCCACGATCAGCACGCGCAGCGGCGGGGTCAAGCAGGGGGCGGTGGCGGTCATCGGGCTGTTCCTTGGTCGGGCGGGCAGGGCAGGTGGAATTCGGTGAGGGTCCAGCCCCCTTCGCGCCGGGGCGGCAGGTAGCGCCCGCCAAGCGCGCTGGCGCGGTCGCGCATCCCGGTCTGGCCCAGCCCGGGGCGGCCCGCGGCGGCGGGGCCGCCGCCATCGTCGCCGATCCGGGCGGCGATGCCCCCGTCCTTGCATGCAAGCCGGATCCGGATCGCGCCGGGCGCGGCATGGCGCAACGCGTTGAGCACGCTTTCCCGCACGAAGCGGTAAAGTGCGATCCGTCCGGCC from Paracoccus sp. MA carries:
- the infA gene encoding translation initiation factor IF-1; this encodes MAKEEMLEFPGVVKELLPNATFRVELENGHEIIAHMAGKMRKNRIRVLAGDKVQVEMNTYDLTKGRINYRFK
- a CDS encoding ATP-binding protein; translation: MTPETLGAASVAYVALMFLLAHAADRAAAAGRWRWMNRPAIYTLSLSVYCSAWTFYGAVGYATRSGLEFLTIYLGPGIVFAGAWWGLRRLVRVARLHRVTSIADLISSRFGKSAGLAALVTLIGVLASTPYIALQLQSVSMALSAFAVPGHPLPGNVALWVALGLAAFAILFGTRHLAANERHHGVIMAIAVEAVVKLAAFVAVGAYVLWGIADGPADVLARIDRMAVSAGGEGWLIRPDRWFALIMLSGAAVMVLPRMFHVLVVEASDEDRLRQAGWAFPAYLAAMSFLVLPIAVVGADLLPRGSNPDLYVLALPLSQGRDTLAALVFLGGFSSAMSMVVVSAIALSTMMANHWLVPLWLWLRQAALSEPAAAREDLGALMLNARRLAIVSVIGAGWLYHRSTGGTTALAAMGTVAFSGMAQVLPAMVAGLIWRGATRRGAIAGILAGALIWGRMIFLPSLGLAAPPAMPAGIDPFAGAVLLALAVNLLLMTMISLMDFPDPTERLQALSFVHAIAPDASASEAGAAVQAEALLTLAGRIWGNEHALDVFRRAAEDQGKSGYLPDLTPRFLADYERHLAGTVGAATASALMTRVGGRGGVTVAELMEVADEASRAREDNRRLEQTSSELARTAAMLRESNEKLTALSEQKDAFLGQISHELRTPMTSIRAFSEILMEPDLPAEDRARFAGIIQDEAGRMTRLLDDLLDISVLESGRAQLKPGVANLHDLIERALAAAGANAAGRDFAIRRNPLAEHLPVITDPDRLLQVLINVIANARKYCDAAEPAIRIDARRTASGGTEIDIHDNGSGIGPEDRALIFEKFARLDDPSRAGGAGLGLAICKEIMGFLGGSISYLPGQGGACFRIALPPRPPRRAENPENAAG
- a CDS encoding response regulator transcription factor, producing MTATAPCLTPPLRVLIVDDHPVVAEGWEWITRGRLDCEVIAAATPSQGWRAWRRQAPDVIVVDLTMGETRLAGLRLIERLRAAGASQPILVFTMHRSPIIARRALQAGCNGITMKDSPSEEICEALRAVAGGGDYVPADLARRIALLERPGAAPPRPRLTPRELDILRAIAEGLSYREIAERANISYKTVSNVSQTLKDKLSAQSFADLVVKAIRHLEETRDGI
- a CDS encoding ribonuclease E/G, translating into MRGRQIVLGQLSGRAAAALMQDGRLEDLIIDPAGATPLAPGAICRARVDRLVKGQGGVFLRLPEGARGFLRDRGGLREGQTLLVQVSGSAEEGKAVPVSARLNFRGRHVIVTPGAPGVNVSRRIRDDALRDLLVRLGEAALAGRSDPPGIVFRSIAATAPDDEIAAELGQILDLAQAILADREGGPELLLDAPEPADQAWQDWADPPPDSIEDGADAFEATGAEAAVQQMLQPRVELGGGAWAEIEALRALVAVDVNTGSDHSPAAGLKANIALARDLPRQLRLRGLGGQIVVDFAPMPKRDRGTLEQTLRAAFRSESAETVLIGWTAMGLYEISRKRDRMPLARLLTAEDRR
- a CDS encoding FliM/FliN family flagellar motor switch protein: MRDVPAGQPQASAGFRLERAAATALARAAEKQARLPVFVERIELARMTLSELPELLPERALLAVVQGRGDALGVVAICPGLLASLIEMQAIGRVTSRPAPPRKPTRTDATISADFVNALLAELARECAARDGCPDFGAFRYATYMDDPRPLALMLEDGEMTRLTFRFRIGPGGQRDGTVTIALPAEAGMLAGPPPSSGMDPIQPPERAAGPHPAKASLAEAVQAAPIRLAGILCRRRLSLHQLRGLTPGSLLPLPQNVLDEARVETVRGQLLARGRLGEKDGFHAIRLRDIGSGPAAAAPSGTPGEAGFASPPAGPLPILPILPDQAEPPLADLGHPDAFRALDPSAPAARAG
- a CDS encoding helix-turn-helix transcriptional regulator, with amino-acid sequence MPRSLPRHPVARPLIGTRIRERRLSLGRRQTEVARRAEISAAYLNLIEHNRRPVGEELLSRLAEALEIDATELASDREEALIGALREAAARAAEQPGAPVELDQIAEFAARFPGWASALAGTTRRADALERRLVALSDRMTRDPYLLATLHEVQSAVTALRSTASILAETPEIEPEWRDRFHANLDTDSQRLSRTAQSLVAYLDSFEDEAVPMSPQEEVEAWIAAGQPEPGEAAELVSDAARVIAQELLTAQARDRAALPDAALAAVVDEAGEAACDPALVAARLGRPLDLVLRRLGMLRPGPWAQAGLIVCDGSGAPLFRQAAPGFELPRPGEGCALWPLFEALAQPQLPVARLIETTNGNRFAAWAVAERLLPMGFDGPALSRAQMLVRPAASRDPRPALGVGPACRICPRPACAARHEPSILGPV
- a CDS encoding nucleoside triphosphate pyrophosphatase; this encodes MPDATGRPASLAAERERVPALVLGSASPRRLELLAQIGIVPDRILPAEIDETPLRGESPRDYARRMAREKAAALAGRAEGAILCADTVVVAGRRILDKPADAAEARRHLRLLSGRRHRVLTAVALAHGSRLRERLVETVIRFRPLTTTQIEHYIATGEWQGKAGAYAIQGHASAFAAWMQGSYSGVVGLPLAETAALLEAVGIRGKPV
- a CDS encoding DNA gyrase inhibitor YacG, whose protein sequence is MKCPICGKPASDRYRPFCSRRCADVDLARWFRGDYRIPGEPVPESDGEE
- a CDS encoding AAA family ATPase, yielding MENRFNGLPEWALRVGGRILFGEHPAYATMERLEVEFAPNNIRRISAAMADLRLELHHAHARQIALIQSDGQCMDYAQQLVRWTALETAAAAEAEYHRICRGLRDDGIDPRVLAAECRRTVLVQLSRNGIFADDGQPLPGTEEARARALTSAHVAAYYDHDKPQDQALSNLLQSRASEKEKEKQEQAAKDDGLLSWLDDEHFGKTISDEPGLGEVIPGDIPTVRIYKATQKFSRVDDARKQTSDDLEKKLELRGVATESEATEAISIAYEEHPWFAEPLDYIWKRRQDAIEDGRPWFQIPPILIWGPPGCGKTHFLSRLAELSGVEYRRLDFSSVEGGMSIAGTDARWSNSRPGAIVETIAQTGCANPLFFIDEIEKAKKNSGASDPHHALLPLLQRDTARTFFDQSLGAQVDLSFVSYAFAANEIWQIPAPLLDRVRVFEVRYPRGKHLRDLIEKRLIKCGASEEVIDKVHAEIEAGRHTLRVLDRVEMRLREVMRQPVLN
- a CDS encoding response regulator transcription factor — encoded protein: MTATVDVLLIEDEPSIAEAVRFILSREGWRCEQWPEGNGALQRIRALAPRLVILDLMLPGRSGAEVLADLRADPGLAALPVLLLTARGIANLPEGADRILAKPFANADLRAAVRELLGPE